TAGAAGAATTTTCATCTCTAACTAAAATACGAACTTTAAATCCCTGTTTTAATGCTTCATTTGCTACAACACCGCCTTGTAATCCAGTAGCGCCCGTAACTAAAATCAATTTTTGATTGTTTGAATGCATGTTTATATCACCTTTCGAATGTAGATTTAAGTTTTTTTAACTGTAGATTTTCAATTTGGCGTGTTTTTGCCTCCTCAAAATTCTCTCCAACATTTACCATAATTCCGATGAAAAATTTTCACTTCCTTTGGGTTTAAAACAATTTCATTACATACTTTATTTAAATTGTTTCTGTTTGCTGACGACCTGATTCATTATCACAACAATCGAATATATCCTAGAGGTATCATTGCTGCTAATTGGAAATCCTCTTAAACTCCACCAGCTGGAGATAAAAGGTTGACCCTGGGCAGAGGGTAGAATTGTTATACGGATGATGTTATTTATTGAGTGTTAAAACAACCCCAATTTTTTCAGTTTCTCGAACAATTTTTAGAATTATAGTAAATGTGGTAATATAACTTTATTATTTACAAACGATAATAACAAGTACTATCTTTTTTAATAGATACTATCATTTTTGGTAGTAATGAGATGTTAACCTGTTATTTTAGGAGGAAAACTTAATGACTAAAAATACTAAATACTACACACCTGACTGTGGTTTAGCAAAAGTTCAACAAATGTTAGGAGGTAAGTGGAAACTGGTACTACTATGGTATCTTTCAGAGAAGCCAAGACGATTTGGGGAGATCCATCGATGTTTTCCTGAAATTACTCAAGCCATGTTGACCAAGCAGTTGAGAGAATTAGAGCAGGATAAATTAATCCATCGTGAAGTGTTCAAGCAAGTCCCACCTAAAGTAGAGTATTCCTTAACAGATTTAGGATTAAAATTCTTCCCAATTATAAAAGCAATGAATGATTGGGGAGAGGAAAATCTAGAGGATTGATATTTTTCAAATAGCTAACTCTCATTGGAAAATAAACCACGCTATAGTTTGTTTGACGAGTTCTTTAAAATATTTTATTATTCTAATTCCTTATTGAAGTATTGGGGATTAGAGTTAAAAATATATAGCTGTCATTATGGCAGCTTTTTTTGTTTTTTTTAACTGAGAGCATTTCCTTGTAACTAGAACAATTTAAATAGACAAAGATGTGAAAACATTCTCTTAAACTAAAGGGGCAGCATTCATAAGTGTGGGTGAAAATGGTTAGTTTGTGAATTGTTACACTTAAACTATCGGGTGCTTTAGCAAAACAAGAAATAATAATAAATACACAAAAGAAACACCGTGCTAATTACGGTGTCTTTTTGTGTGCGATTTAACCCGTTATTTCCCCAACTATCTTAAGTTACCTTGGAGAGACCTAGATTAAATAAGACAAAGGAAAAAGCACCCCCTGAAGCGTATATTAATAATACGTAACTCAGGAGGTGTTTTCTTATGGGGAAGAAAATTGCATATTCAGAAGAAGTTAAAAGGGCAGTTGTTGAGATGAAGTTAAGTGGTGAGTATTCTAATCGTGAAATTATGGACAAGTTTGGTATCACCAATGTTACACAGGTTAAAAGGTGGGTGAAGTGGTATTGTGAAGGGCAACAATATCGCTTAGCACAAGGGATTGGTAAACAATACAGTTATGGTAAAGGTGCTGAGGAATTATCCGAAAATGAGCAATTAAAAAGAGAAAATGAGTTCTTAAAGGCACAATTAGAAATTTTAAAAAAGTACCAAGAAATCGAGAGGAGTTGGTTCTAGAAGCTGTAATCGACTTAGTAGAAAAATTAAAAGATAAAAATAGTGTAGCTTTACTTTGTAAATCTTTAGAAATACCTAGATCAACTTACTATAGGTGGAAAAATCAGAAGTCAAAAGGTAAAACTGAACTTGAAGAACAAATTTTTGAAATTTGTAAACGTCATAAATTTCTAATTGTCCATCGGACAGTCAGAGCCTGGCTAAATCGTGATTATAAGAGAAAGGTTAATCGTAATACTGTACAACGGATCATGCAAAAATATAATCTGCAATGCCGGGTTAAGCCCATGATGGAACATATAATAATAGAAGATGATTTAGGAAAGGGAAATTGGTTCTTGAAATATAATGTAATTGAAATAAAAAGAAGCATAATTTAGATGCTTCTTTTGCGGGTAAAGTAGATGTCCTCCTCAATAATATTTAGGCTAATCTAATTTTATAATGAACTGCCAAGTGTTAAATATTAAAATTATATTAGCTACCTTCTAAAGAAGACTCTATGATTCTTCCCATTTAATTAAAGATGGGAGGGTAATCTATATACCAAAAAAGATTATGGTTACCTGGCCGTTCCCAGTGCCAGCGTCAGCCATACTGAATTGGTTTGTTCCGTTATTTTGGGAACCGCCGCCGCCGCCGCCGCCAATATCCACAATAGTACCGCCGCCGCCGCCGCCGCTAAAACCGCCGCCGCCACCGCCAGAAAAAATGCTTCCGCCGCCGCCACCGCCAAAGCCGCCATTATGAGTTCCATTTTGTCCTGTACCACCTGCACCGCCAGCAAAGATTGATGTCCCACCAGTAGCTACTGCACTATTTTGACCATTTCCTAAAGGTGGCGGGTTAATCCCTGCACCTCCAGCACCAGCATTCAGAGTTGGATCCTGGGTCCCACCGTTACCACCAGAGCCACCGGCGGAACCGGGATTTCCACTAGTGCCGCTACTTGTAAGTGACGCATCAACTCCATCATTTCCGACCGCTATACTGGCGCCGCCGCCGCCGCCAGCTGCAACCAGAAGGTTAGCTGCAGTGATAGATCCGGCGCCCCGCCAAACAAAACTGCCCCCTCCGCCGCCGCCGCTAGTAGTACCAGGGAAATCTCCAGGCCCTGTTTGCCCCTGTTGGCCTACCAGTATACTCAGCGTTTCTGAAGGTGTCACAGGGAAATCACCACGGATTAATGCACCTTGTCCATTATTAGAAGTTCCTGTTCCTCCCGCGGCACCTATTGCCTCGATTCTCGCTAGAGTTGCACCTGCAGGGACAGTAATTGTTTCAATAACACCTGTAAAGTTAAAAATTTGTTGTGATAAAAGAACAGGTGGAAGATTTGGAATAAGATCCAACACATTTTCAAACTTGAACTCTAGAAGCATTTCCTTTTTAATAACGTCCCTAAGAGTTCTTCGAACACTGGTGTTGACATCAAGCAGATCTCCTACT
This Neobacillus sp. YX16 DNA region includes the following protein-coding sequences:
- a CDS encoding helix-turn-helix domain-containing protein; translation: MTKNTKYYTPDCGLAKVQQMLGGKWKLVLLWYLSEKPRRFGEIHRCFPEITQAMLTKQLRELEQDKLIHREVFKQVPPKVEYSLTDLGLKFFPIIKAMNDWGEENLED
- a CDS encoding helix-turn-helix domain-containing protein, giving the protein MGKKIAYSEEVKRAVVEMKLSGEYSNREIMDKFGITNVTQVKRWVKWYCEGQQYRLAQGIGKQYSYGKGAEELSENEQLKRENEFLKAQLEILKKYQEIERSWF
- a CDS encoding IS3 family transposase; the encoded protein is MVLEAVIDLVEKLKDKNSVALLCKSLEIPRSTYYRWKNQKSKGKTELEEQIFEICKRHKFLIVHRTVRAWLNRDYKRKVNRNTVQRIMQKYNLQCRVKPMMEHIIIEDDLGKGNWFLKYNVIEIKRSII